The Mangrovimonas cancribranchiae nucleotide sequence GAGTAGGAGCGCAAAAAGTAGAACCTGTAGATGTTAGGATTATTGCAGCAACCAATTTTAATTTAGAATCTAGAATAGCGAGTCAAAAATTTAGAGAAGACTTGTTTTATCGATTAACCGTTGTGCAAATTAATGTTCCGCCACTTAGAAATCGTCTTGAAGATATAGAACTGCTAGTCGATAAGTTTTTATTTAAGTACGGTGTGGAATACAAAGATAAACTTATGCCTATAACACAGGAGGCTATAAACATATTAAAGCGTCACCATTGGCCTGGTAATATACGAGAGCTTGAAAATGTAATTCAGCATGCGGTTATTATGAGTGATAAACAAATAACCGTAGATAGTTTACCCGATTATTTAAAATACACAATAGACTTTCCTAAAGAAACAGTATTATTACCCTTAAAAACTATTGAAAAACAACACATTCTTAAGGTTTTGGCTCATACCAATAATAATAAATCTGAAGCAGCTAGAATTCTTCAAATAGACCGAAAAACACTTAGTCAAAAAATTAAGTAACATAACTGTTTTTAGTGTGTGAAATATACCCTGTTGGGTAATTTTTACTCAGTATCTACTTTCCTTAAAAATTACTTTAATGTTGCAAACACCTTGTTTTTAGGTGTTTGTTTTTTATTGTGAGTTGCCTACTTATTTTGGTACGTCGCTTGTTATTCTCAAAACACATAAAATAAATACACCTGTAATTATGGAAAAAAGTATATGTATTAATTGTGAGTATAACTTAGACTGTAGTTTTACTTCCGACAAAAAAATTATATGGTCTTGTAATGAGTATTTACTTGCAGGCGAAAACCAAGTCGTAAATAACAAAACAGTTTTAAAACATTCTAACACCAAAAAGTTAGAACTTATTTAATTTAAATTATTACACATGTTAACACAAGAGTTAAAAAAGAAAGCGCAACCTAAACAAGGTATGCTAGAAAATGTGATGAAGCAATTTAATTCGGCCTCAGAGATGGTAGGATTAAACAAAAACATAAAAAAAATACTTTCAGTAACAAATAACGAACTTATTATTCATTTTCCAGTTCGTATGGATAATGGCGATGTGGAGATTTTTAAAGGTTATCGTGTTCAGCATAATAATGCTTTAGGGCCATACAAAGGTGGGTTGCGTTATCATCCCACAATAGATATCGATGCGGTTAAGGCGTTAGCTATGTGGATGACCTGGAAAACCTCTTTAGCAGGTTTGCCTTACGGTGGTGCTAAAGGTGGTATACAGATAGATCCTAAAAAATATTCAACTGCAGAATTAGAACGTATTACAAGACGATTTGCTTATGCTTTGGGCGATAATATTGGTCCAGAGCATGATATACCTGCACCAGATGTAAACACCAACGCGCAAACAATGGCGTGGATAGCAGATACATATATGTCTACAAAAACACCTTCCGAGCGTTCCAAAAATCAACATGTTGTTACAGGAAAACCTATTGGTTCTGGTGGATTAGAAGGAAGAGATAGAGCCACAGGTTTTGGTGTGTATCTTACTATAAAATACTGGGCAGAACATAAAAATATAAGCTTAAAAGATAAAACATTTATTGTTCAAGGTTTTGGTAATGTTGGTTATTGGGCAGCGCACTTTTTAGAGCAAGATGGCGCAAAATTAGTAGGTGTACAAGATGCCTATGGCTCAATTAGTAACGCTCAAGGAATTGCTGTTGAAGAGTTGTTAAACTACTCTAAAGCAAATCAAGGGAGTATTGTTGGGTATTCTGGAGCTTCAAGTATTGATAAAGCAGACTTCTTTGGTTTAGATTGCGACATTTGTGTGCCAGCAGCTTTAGGCAATCAAATAACAAAAGAAAATGCTTCAAAAATAAAAGCCTTTTTAATTGCCGAAGGTGCCAATGGACCAACAACTGTTGAAGCTGAAAAATTGCTGTTAGACCGTGGTATAGAAATAATTCCAGATATATTATGCAATTCTGGTGGCGTTATAGGAAGTTATTTTGAATGGCTTCAGAATAGAAACGGAGAATTATGGGAATTAGACGAGATTTTAATCAAGCTCAATAAAAAACTAAAAGAAGCTTTTAAAAAAGTATTAAAAACGGCAACAGATAGAAATCTCGACATGCGTTCTGCAGCATACGTAATTGCGATAGAGCGTATTGAAAAAGCTTATGTACAACGTGGAATTTTCCCATAAATATTAGAATGTATGACATATGGATGCATAATGCTTGATAAGATGGAGTATATAACCTTAAAAAGGCTGTTAAGTTTATCCGAAAACTATAAAGTCGACACGAGAAAATATTCCATAAAACGCTTGTCTGATGAATTAAAAACCGCACGTGTTGTTAGTAAACAAGAATTGCCTCAAGACGTGATTAGGTTTAATTCTTTAATAACAGTATCAACAAAAGATAATAGTTGGGAGACAACATTCCAACTTGTACTCCCAACAGAAACCAATGCAGTATTAAGAAAAGTTTCTGTTTTAGCACCAATGGGTGCAGCTGTAATTGGGTATGCAAAAGGCGATGAAATCGAGTGGGAGTTTCCTGCAGGAATTAAAACACTAGTTATAAAAGAGGTGGAACAAAAAGAAACAACAATATAGAATTTTAATAACAATGAAACTAGAAACCTATTTTGAACATGATACAGACGATCAAATTATTCAAAAGCGTAGTGAGAATGAATTAACGTTATGGGTAAATCATGTTAGTTATATTATAGAAGAAAGTGATAGGTTGGCTAAAATAGCATCAAATCTATTAAAAGAAAGTGTATTAAGAGACCGTTTTTTAATTATGATAGAACGTGCAATTGTTGTCTCTAAGGTGTTAAGTAATTATAAAAAGGCAATGCCTAATTATAAAGAATGTGATCATTTAGAATGTGATTTGTATTATATAAATGAGCATGAAAAAGTGAGGCAAGAGTATTTAAAAATTATTAAAGATAATCGAGAACTTAAAGAGGAGTTTTATACTCAACTTCTTAAATAGTTAATAAAAAAGGAGACAATTTTTTAAGTTGTCTCCTTTGTTTTTTATAACGGAATATTACCGTGTTTTCGTTTTGGTTTGTCTACCTGTTTGTCTTCTAACATAGCAAAAGCTTTTATAAGCTTTCGTCTGGTATCTTTTGGTAAAATTACTTCGTCTATAAAACCGCGTTCTGTAGCACTATATGGATTGGCAAATCGGTCAGCATATTCGGCTTCTTTTTCTTTCCATTTAGCTTCAGGGTTATCTGATGCTGCAATGTCGCGTTTAAAAATAATCTCTGCGGCTCCTTTAGCACCCATAACAGCAATTTCTGCACTTGGCCATGCAAAATTCATATCGGCCCCAATGTGTTTAGAATTCATAACATCATAAGCACCACCGTAAGCTTTACGAGTAATTACCGTAACTCTTGGCACTGTAGCTTCGCTAAAAGCATAAAGCAATTTAGCACCATGTACAATAATACCATTCCATTCTTGATCGGTTCCTGGTAAAAAACCTGGTACGTCTTCCAAGACTAATAACGGAATATTAAAACTATCGCAAAAACGTACAAAACGAGCTGCTTTTTTCGAGCTATTTACATCTAACACTCCCGCCAGAAACATAGGTTGATTAGCTACAATACCAATAGATTTTCCACCTAATCTAGCAAAACCTACAATAATATTTTCGGCATGATCTTGATGTATTTCATAGAAAGAGTCGTCATCAATAATACCAGAAATAACATCGTGCATATCGTAAGGCTTATTGGCATTATCTGGTACAATGTCGGATAATTGCTCACGAACTTCATCATTTAACTTATAAGGAAGCGCCTTAGGTTTTTCTTGATTGTTCTGCGGAAGATAACTCAATAGTTTTTTTACGTCTTCCAAACAAACCACATCGTTGGCTGAGGTTTTGTGTGCAACCCCTGATTTAGAAGCATGTGTTGAAGCACCACCTAATTCTTCACTTGTAACTTCTTCATTAGTAACTGTTTTTACCACATTTGGTCCAGTAACGAACATATAGCTACTGTTTTCAACCATTAGAGTGAAATCGGTCATGGCTGGAGAATATACAGCGCCACCAGCACAAGGCCCCATAATAGCTGATAATTGTGGGATAACACCAGAAGCTTGTACGTTACGATAGAAAATATCTGCATAACCGCCAAGTGAACGTACACCTTCTTGAATTCTTGCGCCACCAGAATCGTTTAGACCAATAATGGGTGCACCAACTTTAACCGCTAAGTCCATGACTTTACAGATTTTTTCGGCATGAGTTTCAGAAAGCGATCCGCCAAAAACTGTAAAATCTTGTGCAAAAACATAGACCAATCTGTCATTAATAGTACCGTATCCAGTTACTACGCCATCGCCATAAAACTGTTGTTTGTCCATGCCAAATTCTTTGGTACGATGGGTAACAAGCGCTCCAATTTCTTCAAATGACCCTTCGTCTAATAAGTACTGTACACGTTCTCTTGCAGTTAGTTTTTTCTTGTCGTGTTGTTTTGCTATACGTTTTTCACCACCGCCTAAATGGGCTTCGGCTAGTTTATTGTTTAAGTCTTTTATTTTATCTTCCATTAGTGACTTGTATTTGGTACTCGTAATTGTTTTTTGTCTTCTAAATATTGCTTTACAGCAATTAAAGCTGCGATTTCAGCTTCGTCTTTTTGATTGCTTTCTAAGGCTTCTGGAGAGTAGTATTTCTTTACAAAATGTGTATCGAAATTTCCTGAACGAAAGGCCTCATGCTGACACACAAAAGTTCCGAACGGTAAGGTTGTTTCAACACCTTTAATGTGGTAATTCCCAATAGCTTGAATCATAAGTTCTATAGCTTCTTCGCGAGTGTTA carries:
- a CDS encoding GreA/GreB family elongation factor — its product is MEYITLKRLLSLSENYKVDTRKYSIKRLSDELKTARVVSKQELPQDVIRFNSLITVSTKDNSWETTFQLVLPTETNAVLRKVSVLAPMGAAVIGYAKGDEIEWEFPAGIKTLVIKEVEQKETTI
- a CDS encoding Glu/Leu/Phe/Val dehydrogenase, coding for MLTQELKKKAQPKQGMLENVMKQFNSASEMVGLNKNIKKILSVTNNELIIHFPVRMDNGDVEIFKGYRVQHNNALGPYKGGLRYHPTIDIDAVKALAMWMTWKTSLAGLPYGGAKGGIQIDPKKYSTAELERITRRFAYALGDNIGPEHDIPAPDVNTNAQTMAWIADTYMSTKTPSERSKNQHVVTGKPIGSGGLEGRDRATGFGVYLTIKYWAEHKNISLKDKTFIVQGFGNVGYWAAHFLEQDGAKLVGVQDAYGSISNAQGIAVEELLNYSKANQGSIVGYSGASSIDKADFFGLDCDICVPAALGNQITKENASKIKAFLIAEGANGPTTVEAEKLLLDRGIEIIPDILCNSGGVIGSYFEWLQNRNGELWELDEILIKLNKKLKEAFKKVLKTATDRNLDMRSAAYVIAIERIEKAYVQRGIFP
- a CDS encoding acyl-CoA carboxylase subunit beta, which translates into the protein MEDKIKDLNNKLAEAHLGGGEKRIAKQHDKKKLTARERVQYLLDEGSFEEIGALVTHRTKEFGMDKQQFYGDGVVTGYGTINDRLVYVFAQDFTVFGGSLSETHAEKICKVMDLAVKVGAPIIGLNDSGGARIQEGVRSLGGYADIFYRNVQASGVIPQLSAIMGPCAGGAVYSPAMTDFTLMVENSSYMFVTGPNVVKTVTNEEVTSEELGGASTHASKSGVAHKTSANDVVCLEDVKKLLSYLPQNNQEKPKALPYKLNDEVREQLSDIVPDNANKPYDMHDVISGIIDDDSFYEIHQDHAENIIVGFARLGGKSIGIVANQPMFLAGVLDVNSSKKAARFVRFCDSFNIPLLVLEDVPGFLPGTDQEWNGIIVHGAKLLYAFSEATVPRVTVITRKAYGGAYDVMNSKHIGADMNFAWPSAEIAVMGAKGAAEIIFKRDIAASDNPEAKWKEKEAEYADRFANPYSATERGFIDEVILPKDTRRKLIKAFAMLEDKQVDKPKRKHGNIPL